The genomic region AATCCGCTCTTGCCTGCCGTGCCCTGACCCGCCGTGACGTCGACCATGGTAGCCGCTCTCCCCCGCGACTGGCGGCTGCGGCCGCCAAGCGTCTGCGCGACGGCCGCAGGGCCGCCGTTCCGAAAGTGAGGCACCGCGCTGGCGTTCACGGGGATCTCCGCCCGTTAGACGCGTTCGACGACACTCGACTTCACTCGGCAATTCTTGCCGGGTGTATGGTTAGCAAAGGGTTAATAAGTGCTTTCGGGCGGCCGCACGGGTCGTCGCAGGCGCCGGGCAGGGGGATTCGCGGCTGGGAGCAGGGGTGATAAGGCCTCGTGGTTCGAGACGCGCCGCGCTCACCATGAGGATCCAGACCACGATTTTGCCGAGCAACACGGCGTCATCCTGAGGAGCCCGCCAAAGGCGGGCGTCTCGAAGGATGGCCACGGATGACGCCGCCGGCCTTGCAGCCTCTATCTGAGCGCACCGAGCACGACGCCCGATGCGGCGATGATGCCGAGCGTGATGACGCTGGCGCGCCACAAGAACTGCTGCCGGGCGGCGCGCCGGTCATGAAAGGCCAGCCAGTCGTGGACAAAGCCCGCGGGGATGTCGAACACCACCGCCGACTTGTTGCGACGATGCGTTTCATGCTCGCAGTACATCGTCCGGACCGTCGGCACGCCCAGCCGCTCGAGCTCGCAGTGCCATTCCCAGGCATGCTTGCCGTTGGTCCAGCGATTTTCGAAAGGGACCACGTGCGATTTCATGACGAGCCTCCTGGCCCACCCTGAACCCACGTCACCATTCTAGCCCAAGGTGCGGACCGGCGCGAGATCGGCGCCGGCCGCCTCGGCCGATCGCAGCGGCGCTAGTTGGCCGACTGCGTCCATCTGCGCCAATGCGTCGGCTGGATGTCGAGGTGCCTGCTGCCGGCATGGTCGACCCATTCGGCGCCGTCGCGGTGGCACGGGAACATGAGCGCGTGGACCATGCCATCATAATCGAGAACACAGACCTCGAGCTCGCGGTCCGAGGGCGCTGATGCAACGGGTAACCACTCTGCTGACGACGAATGCATGATGACCCTCCGACAGTATGCGCTTCGATCCTTTAACCTTGTGAACTGCAACCTTGCGAACTGCGCGCCATCCGGCGGAATGATAGGTCCGGATGGCGGGCCGCCAGTGTGAACCGGCTCGCATTGTAGCAGTTTCTTCGTCAACATGGATCACCGTTCGACGGCCGGTATTCCCGGGTTCGCCAGGAACCGCGCCGGAGGTTGAACTTGCCGGGACCGGCGTCCGACCAAACGCAAATTGAACGTCTTGGTCAGGGATGCCTGATGTCAGAACCGATGCTTCGCAGCATTGCAGTGCTTGACGGATACACGTTGGTGCGACGCGGCCTTGTCGCAGCCATTTCCGTTTGCTCGATTTGCCTTGCGACAGCCGCGGCCGCCAAGCCGCCCGGCGCCGAGGCGGTGATGATCCGCATGATCACCTGCGACGGCGAGGGCGTCCGGATGGAGGTCTATCTGCCGCTCTCGGTCGATCGCCATATGCGGGGCGGACAATCCGTCATCGGCTACTACACGCTCGATCTGACCGACGTGAACAAGGGCAAGCCGCTCGAGCCGGTGCGTGTCACCCTGAGCACCGACCAGAAGACCGTGACCGTCGATCAATACCTCCGGAGCCTGCCGCCGACCCGCATTCCGGTCACCGGCGGCACCGTCGATTTCGACCAGCGGTTCGCAAAGCACGCGAAGTGCGGCCCGTTCCAGTCGCAGGATCCCGATTTCGGCAATTGATTCGGTCCATTTTACTGTCGCAGAACGCGCGTCCCGTTGTTCGCGCATGCCTAATCTCTCGGCAATGTGGCTTGACCCGGAGGCAAATGCCGACGAAGTTCCGCCTGCCGTGGTAATTTCTTCTGAATTTTCCCCTGAAGTCGCTATGTTCATTCCCGACTCGCGCCGGGCATGGCTGCGCCTTGTCGTGGCCGTGGTGATCGGCTCGCTCGGCAGCGTTGGCATGTGGTCGGTCGTGGTGGCGCTGCCCGTGGTGCAGACCGACTTCGGCGCGACCCGCGGGACGGCCTCGCTCGCCTTTACCATGGTGATGCTCGGCTTCGGCCTCGGCCAGGTCGTGACCGGGAAGATCAGCGACCGCTACGGCATCGTCGCGGCGATCGGCGCCGGGATCGGCATCCTCGGCCTCGGCTATGTCGGCGCCGGCTACGCGCCGTCGATCTGGGCCTTCATCCTGCTGCATTTTGCCATCGGCCTGTCGTCGGCCGCGACCTTCGGCCCGTTGATGGCGGAGGCGTCGCACTGGTTCGAGCGCTACCGCGGCCTCGCGGTCGCGATCGCCGCGAGCGGCAATTACGTCGGTGGTACGGTGTGGCCGCCGCTGGTCAATTTCGGCATGCAGAGTGTCGGCTGGCGCACCACCCATATTGCAATCGGCATCTTCACCGCGATCGCGATGCTGCTCGCACTCATGGTGCTGCGCGTGTTGATGGGCGCAGCGACCAGGCGCAGCCATGGCAACGCGGCACCGCCCCGGGTCGACCTCAAGCTTTCCACCAACGCGCTGACCGCGATCCTGTCGCTCGCGTCGATTTCCTGCTGCGTGGCGATGTCGATGCCGCAGGTCCATATCGTCGCCTATTGCGGCGATCTCGGCTACGGCGTGGCGCGCGGCGCCGAGATGCTGTCGCTGATGCTCGGCTTCGGCATCATCAGCCGGATCGGCTCCGGCTTCCTCGCCGACCGGATCGGCGGTATCCGCACCCTGCTGATCGGCTCGATCGCGCAAGGCGCGGCGCTGTTGTTCTATCTGTTCTTCGACAGCCTGACCTCGCTCTACATCATCTCGGCGATGTTCGGCCTGTTCCAGGGCGGCATCGTGCCGAGCTACGCGATCATCGTGCGTGAGGCGATGCCGGCGTCGGAGGCCGCGACGCGGATCGGCATCGTGATTTTCGCCTCGGTGTTCGGCATGTCCTTTGGCGGCTGGATCTCGGGCGTGATCTTCGACGCCACCGGCTCCTATGCCGCCGCCTTCGCCAACGGCCTCGCCTGGAACCTGCTCAATGTCAGCATCATCCTGCTGCTCATGATGCGGGTGCGGCAGCGGGTGGCGCTGGCATGATTCTCGGTCACACCGACTGGCCGGCCTTGAGCAACGAGCAGCCGGTGATCTTCAGGCTGCCGTCGGCCTGCCGCTCCAGCGTGTAGAGTGCCTCCCACGCTTCGCCCTTGGCGTCGACGATATGGACGCGCTGCGCGATCCGGTCGCCGTCGCTGCGCGCCTCGCCGAACTCGAAGCTTCTGTGCCGATAGACCGGCGCATATTGGTTCTGCACCATCGACATGAAGATGTCGGCTTGCGGAAAGATCTGCCGGATCGCGGGCGCGGCATGGGAATAGGCCGCCGCGGCGTCGTCGCGGCCGAACGCCTGCTCCTGCGCGCGGATCACGGCCTGCGCGGCGCCGACGTCATCGGCCGCTGCCGGCGAGGCGAGGGCGAACAGGATGGCGGCAATGAAGGCGATCGCGCGCATGCGCGGCTCCATCTCGGATACCAGCAGATACGTATCCTAGCACACGCCGGTTTCGGCCGGTTGGACGTCGCCCGCCGCGCGCGCCGGGTTCAAAATGTCGGCGGCGTGCAGGCCGAGATCACCTCGCACGGCTTGGCGCCGATGCAGCGGAAGCGGTGCGGACGGCGGCTTTCGAAGTAATAGGCGTCGCCGGCGTTGAGCACCCGCCGCTCGTCGTCGACCGTGACCTCGAGCCGGCCCGAGACCACGATGCCGCCTTCCTCGCCCTCATGCACCAGCGGCACCCGGCCGGTGTCGCTGCCGGGCTCGTAGCGCTCTTTCAGGATCTGCAACGCCCGGCCGAACAGACTGTCGCCGATCTGCAGGTAGGAGATCGGCTTCTTGCCGATCTCGGTCAGCTCGTCGGCGCGATAGAACGCCTTGCGCGGCCGCTCCGGCTCGATTGCGAAGAATTCGGCGAGCCCCATCGGAATCCCGTCGAGGATGCGCTTGAGGGCGCCGACCGACGGGTTCATCTGGTTGGATTCGATCAGCGAAATCGTCGAATTGGTCACGCCGGAGCGTTTGGCGAGTTCGCGCTGCGACAGCTTGTGCCGCGCGCGGATGAATCGAAGCCGACCGCCGATGTCGACGCTCATGACGAATCCCTGTTGCAAGTGTTGCGGATCGAACAAATCTTGGCAGACCGCTTCAACAAGATCAATGGCTTGCGGTGCGGCAGAAAAGGACTTGTTGAGTGCCTGGAAGAGTGGTCCGACTAGCATCAGTCAGCAATGGAGCGCCGCCGTGACCGTTCATCAGATTC from Bradyrhizobium elkanii USDA 76 harbors:
- a CDS encoding MFS transporter, which codes for MFIPDSRRAWLRLVVAVVIGSLGSVGMWSVVVALPVVQTDFGATRGTASLAFTMVMLGFGLGQVVTGKISDRYGIVAAIGAGIGILGLGYVGAGYAPSIWAFILLHFAIGLSSAATFGPLMAEASHWFERYRGLAVAIAASGNYVGGTVWPPLVNFGMQSVGWRTTHIAIGIFTAIAMLLALMVLRVLMGAATRRSHGNAAPPRVDLKLSTNALTAILSLASISCCVAMSMPQVHIVAYCGDLGYGVARGAEMLSLMLGFGIISRIGSGFLADRIGGIRTLLIGSIAQGAALLFYLFFDSLTSLYIISAMFGLFQGGIVPSYAIIVREAMPASEAATRIGIVIFASVFGMSFGGWISGVIFDATGSYAAAFANGLAWNLLNVSIILLLMMRVRQRVALA
- a CDS encoding DUF4864 domain-containing protein; the protein is MRAIAFIAAILFALASPAAADDVGAAQAVIRAQEQAFGRDDAAAAYSHAAPAIRQIFPQADIFMSMVQNQYAPVYRHRSFEFGEARSDGDRIAQRVHIVDAKGEAWEALYTLERQADGSLKITGCSLLKAGQSV
- a CDS encoding cupin domain-containing protein, yielding MSVDIGGRLRFIRARHKLSQRELAKRSGVTNSTISLIESNQMNPSVGALKRILDGIPMGLAEFFAIEPERPRKAFYRADELTEIGKKPISYLQIGDSLFGRALQILKERYEPGSDTGRVPLVHEGEEGGIVVSGRLEVTVDDERRVLNAGDAYYFESRRPHRFRCIGAKPCEVISACTPPTF